The following coding sequences are from one Azospirillum humicireducens window:
- a CDS encoding PLP-dependent aminotransferase family protein has translation MQSDIPAYAEGSVPAEQSGTGIWQPDLANRNKPVYLAIADAIADDVRGGRLAAGYRMPPQRALADRLGLDLTTVSRAYGEARRRGLLDARVGQGTFISAGAGNTPPAPLPATARRATMAPSAIIDMTMNQPPLPDAPELLDRVCQGLAQAMHRIDPQSLLRYPDAATAAGGLEEDRIAGAHWLSRRLGFRDAAPDPGRIVVCPGTQSALLALLCMLARPGDTVCTEALTYPGFRTIAGQLGLRVVGVAMDGDGIDPDALRAAVATHAPKALYCTPTLHNPTTATLPVERRAAIAAIAREHGIPIVEDDIYGVLPQDAPPPIATLAPDLTFHVTGLAKCVAPGLRIAYVAAPDARQAMRLAAAQRATMLGTPPIPAAVATRWIGDGTADALLAAIRAEATIRQRMARDLLPSSAMTAHPQGFHLWLALPPVWTRGEFAAHLRGRGIAAAVSDIFLTAGPAPEALRICLGAPIARADCRHMLDILADTLEQSPALAGIVI, from the coding sequence ATGCAATCCGATATCCCGGCCTATGCCGAAGGCTCCGTCCCGGCCGAGCAGTCCGGCACCGGCATCTGGCAGCCCGATCTGGCGAACCGGAACAAGCCGGTCTATCTCGCCATCGCCGACGCCATCGCCGACGATGTTCGCGGCGGCCGGCTTGCGGCAGGATACCGGATGCCGCCGCAGCGCGCGCTTGCCGACCGGTTGGGGCTGGACCTGACCACGGTCAGCCGGGCCTATGGCGAGGCGCGCCGCCGGGGGCTGCTCGACGCCCGCGTCGGCCAGGGCACCTTCATCAGTGCCGGGGCCGGCAACACCCCGCCCGCTCCTCTCCCCGCCACCGCCCGCCGCGCGACCATGGCACCGTCCGCGATCATCGACATGACGATGAATCAGCCGCCCCTGCCCGACGCGCCGGAGCTGCTGGACCGCGTGTGCCAGGGTCTGGCCCAGGCGATGCACCGGATTGATCCGCAATCCCTGCTGCGCTATCCCGACGCCGCAACCGCGGCCGGCGGGTTGGAGGAGGACCGCATCGCGGGCGCGCACTGGCTGTCCCGGCGGCTGGGTTTCCGTGACGCCGCCCCGGATCCCGGCCGGATCGTCGTCTGTCCCGGCACGCAAAGCGCCCTGCTGGCCCTGCTCTGCATGCTGGCCCGCCCCGGCGACACCGTCTGTACCGAGGCGCTGACCTATCCCGGCTTCAGGACCATCGCCGGCCAGTTGGGGTTGCGGGTGGTCGGCGTGGCGATGGACGGCGACGGTATCGACCCCGACGCCCTGCGCGCCGCCGTCGCGACCCATGCGCCGAAGGCGCTCTACTGCACCCCCACCCTGCACAACCCGACGACGGCGACCTTGCCGGTGGAGCGCCGCGCCGCCATCGCCGCCATCGCCCGCGAGCACGGCATCCCCATCGTCGAGGACGACATCTACGGCGTGCTGCCGCAGGATGCGCCGCCGCCCATCGCAACGCTGGCGCCTGACCTGACCTTTCATGTCACCGGTCTGGCCAAATGCGTCGCGCCTGGCCTGCGCATCGCCTATGTCGCGGCGCCGGATGCCCGTCAGGCGATGCGGCTGGCCGCCGCCCAGCGGGCGACCATGCTCGGCACCCCGCCGATCCCCGCCGCCGTCGCCACCCGGTGGATCGGCGACGGCACCGCCGACGCGCTTCTCGCCGCCATTCGGGCAGAGGCGACGATCCGCCAGCGCATGGCGCGCGACCTGCTGCCGTCCTCCGCGATGACCGCCCACCCGCAGGGCTTCCACCTGTGGCTCGCCCTGCCGCCGGTCTGGACGCGCGGGGAATTCGCCGCCCATCTGCGCGGCCGCGGCATCGCCGCAGCCGTCAGCGACATCTTCCTGACCGCCGGCCCCGCCCCGGAAGCCCTGCGCATCTGCCTGGGCGCTCCCATCGCCCGCGCGGACTGCCGCCACATGCTGGACATTCTGGCCGACACGCTGGAGCAGAGCCCGGCCCTGGCAGGCATCGTGATCTGA
- a CDS encoding nickel-dependent hydrogenase large subunit — MPYSFPLGPYHPALEEPFKVKVQCRGEVIDSATVEVGFSFRGIELLAQKRNWVEVITLIERVCGICSNTHAMTFCMAAETIAGIEIPKRATHIRTIIAELERLHSHLLWAGVGAEDIGFHSLFMEVFTLRELVMDTLEAISGNRVNYGMNCIGGVLRDIPDPKRYLPALDTLSKGLAEIVIPTFTENPTALARTRGVGQLTQQQAVEWAVVGPVARASGLDIDVRKDQPYLSYADLGFESVVRPEGDVLARVVVRALEMVESIRLIREALLSLPVGPLRATEGLPEIPIGEATIRTEAPRGEAFYYVASEGGATPARVKIRTPSFVNIPAIEAMVVGQPLADLSIIQASVDPCISCTDR, encoded by the coding sequence ATGCCCTACAGCTTTCCGCTCGGTCCTTATCACCCGGCGCTGGAGGAACCCTTCAAGGTCAAGGTCCAGTGCCGCGGCGAAGTCATCGACAGCGCCACCGTCGAGGTCGGTTTCAGCTTCCGCGGCATCGAGTTGCTGGCGCAGAAGCGCAATTGGGTGGAGGTCATCACCCTGATCGAGCGTGTCTGCGGCATCTGTTCCAACACCCATGCCATGACCTTCTGCATGGCGGCGGAGACCATCGCCGGGATCGAGATACCCAAGCGCGCCACCCACATCCGCACCATCATTGCAGAGCTGGAGCGGTTGCACTCCCATCTGCTGTGGGCCGGGGTGGGGGCGGAGGACATCGGTTTCCATTCCCTGTTCATGGAGGTGTTCACGCTTCGCGAACTGGTGATGGACACGCTGGAGGCGATCAGCGGCAACCGTGTCAATTACGGCATGAACTGCATCGGCGGCGTCCTTCGCGACATCCCCGATCCGAAGCGGTATCTGCCGGCGCTCGACACGCTGTCGAAGGGGCTGGCGGAGATCGTCATCCCGACCTTCACCGAGAATCCGACGGCACTCGCCCGCACCCGCGGTGTCGGCCAGCTGACGCAGCAGCAAGCGGTGGAATGGGCGGTGGTCGGACCGGTCGCCCGCGCCTCCGGCCTCGACATCGACGTGCGCAAGGACCAGCCCTACCTGTCCTATGCCGATCTCGGGTTCGAAAGCGTCGTACGGCCGGAGGGCGACGTGCTGGCGCGGGTCGTGGTGCGGGCGCTGGAGATGGTCGAGAGCATCCGCCTGATCCGCGAGGCGCTGCTGTCCCTGCCCGTCGGGCCATTGCGGGCAACGGAGGGTTTGCCGGAGATTCCCATCGGCGAGGCCACCATCCGCACCGAGGCGCCGCGTGGCGAGGCCTTCTATTATGTTGCGTCGGAAGGCGGGGCCACCCCGGCGCGGGTGAAGATCCGCACGCCGTCCTTCGTCAACATCCCGGCCATCGAGGCGATGGTGGTTGGGCAGCCGCTGGCCGACCTGTCGATCATCCAGGCCTCCGTGGATCCTTGCATCTCCTGCACCGACAGATAG
- a CDS encoding NADH-quinone oxidoreductase subunit C yields the protein MTADRTPNRLADALQAIPGVRSVVERDGALWADAPLLEVEAMAEAMAELGIRLGTVTAIPHAGDAESTVIYHYIDEHRVINIKTCTRNGALASLAPTVRAASWAEREIRDLFAVEFPGHPNPVPLIRPDGIDTATLREAMCRPAEVARKPVSPLASPLAANPARS from the coding sequence ATGACCGCTGACCGCACTCCCAACCGACTGGCCGATGCACTGCAGGCCATCCCCGGCGTCCGCAGCGTCGTCGAGCGCGACGGCGCCCTGTGGGCCGATGCCCCGCTGCTGGAGGTCGAGGCGATGGCCGAGGCTATGGCGGAGCTCGGCATCCGGCTCGGCACCGTCACCGCCATCCCGCATGCCGGGGACGCCGAATCGACGGTGATCTATCACTATATCGACGAGCATCGCGTCATCAACATCAAGACCTGCACCCGCAACGGCGCGCTCGCGTCGCTGGCGCCGACCGTGCGGGCGGCGTCCTGGGCGGAGCGGGAAATCCGCGACCTGTTCGCCGTGGAGTTTCCCGGCCATCCCAACCCGGTGCCGCTGATCCGGCCCGACGGCATCGACACCGCCACCCTGCGCGAAGCGATGTGCCGCCCGGCGGAGGTCGCGCGCAAGCCCGTTTCGCCGCTGGCCTCGCCTTTGGCTGCCAACCCGGCCCGTTCCTAG
- a CDS encoding 4Fe-4S dicluster domain-containing protein, protein MAMLKTILGNLLRPPRTRGPADMPDVPPVYRGALAHDAARCTACGTCAFVCAPKAITFTQDPGVSVSWHFFIGQCSFCGLCAQNCPTQAIGLQADAPGATNSAAGDGLRLESVVRLQPCTRCGAAHVPLPDAVMEALWGVGEAERGYCPECRRRAASEKLRAAFVPVQEAHHDR, encoded by the coding sequence ATGGCCATGCTGAAAACCATCCTCGGCAACCTGCTGCGCCCCCCGCGCACCCGGGGTCCTGCCGACATGCCGGACGTGCCGCCGGTCTACCGCGGCGCGCTGGCCCATGACGCCGCCCGCTGCACCGCCTGCGGGACCTGCGCCTTCGTCTGCGCGCCGAAGGCCATCACCTTCACCCAGGATCCCGGCGTGTCGGTGTCCTGGCATTTCTTCATCGGTCAATGCTCCTTCTGCGGGCTGTGTGCGCAGAACTGTCCGACGCAGGCCATCGGGCTGCAGGCCGACGCGCCCGGTGCGACGAACAGCGCGGCCGGCGATGGGCTGCGGCTGGAAAGCGTCGTCCGGCTGCAGCCCTGCACCCGCTGCGGTGCCGCCCATGTGCCGCTGCCGGATGCCGTCATGGAAGCGCTTTGGGGCGTGGGGGAGGCCGAGCGCGGCTATTGCCCGGAATGCCGGCGCCGGGCGGCGAGCGAGAAGCTGCGCGCCGCCTTCGTTCCGGTGCAGGAGGCCCATCATGACCGCTGA
- a CDS encoding respiratory chain complex I subunit 1 family protein, with amino-acid sequence MNAVWSYLVAFVVWPGLLLAAPLGWLELWFMRKLVARLQGRQGPPFFQPFFDFMKLLGKETVIPRGVNRGIFLALPVVSLASVTAALAIVPLPGNPAPSLPGDVVLLLYLMEVPILCEVLAGYVSRSIYGQVAAMREALLSLAYNLPFLVAIIAMAQEAGSFQMSALQAAPYGVVHLLAALTFLLALPARMKLNPFSIANAEHEIVADSHIEYSGPPLALFKLSHAVELVLLTELFAVVFIPATPWPLVNLLVYLAAGVAVLGGVTLLATATARLRLTQAFRFYWVWGGLASAVTLAATLVR; translated from the coding sequence ATGAACGCCGTCTGGTCCTATCTGGTCGCCTTCGTCGTCTGGCCGGGGCTGCTGCTCGCCGCCCCGTTGGGATGGCTGGAGCTGTGGTTCATGCGCAAGCTGGTGGCCCGCCTGCAGGGACGCCAGGGTCCGCCCTTCTTCCAGCCCTTCTTCGATTTCATGAAGCTGCTGGGCAAGGAGACGGTGATCCCGCGCGGCGTCAACCGCGGCATCTTCCTGGCTCTGCCGGTGGTGTCGCTGGCTTCGGTAACGGCCGCGCTCGCCATCGTGCCGCTGCCCGGCAACCCGGCGCCGTCGCTGCCCGGCGACGTCGTGCTGCTGCTGTACCTGATGGAGGTGCCGATCCTGTGCGAGGTGCTGGCCGGCTATGTCAGCCGTTCCATCTACGGGCAGGTCGCGGCGATGCGCGAAGCACTGCTGTCGCTCGCCTACAATCTTCCCTTCCTGGTCGCCATCATCGCCATGGCGCAGGAGGCCGGAAGCTTCCAGATGAGCGCGCTGCAGGCCGCCCCCTATGGTGTTGTCCATCTGCTGGCGGCGCTGACCTTCCTGCTGGCGCTGCCGGCGCGGATGAAGCTGAACCCCTTCTCCATCGCCAATGCCGAGCATGAGATCGTCGCCGACAGTCACATCGAATACAGCGGCCCGCCACTGGCCCTGTTCAAGCTGTCGCATGCCGTCGAGCTGGTTTTGCTGACCGAGCTGTTCGCCGTGGTCTTCATTCCGGCCACACCCTGGCCGCTGGTGAATCTGCTGGTCTATCTGGCGGCGGGCGTCGCGGTGCTGGGCGGGGTGACGCTGCTTGCAACGGCCACGGCGCGGCTGCGGCTGACCCAGGCCTTCCGCTTCTACTGGGTCTGGGGTGGGCTGGCGTCGGCGGTCACCCTGGCCGCGACGCTGGTCCGCTGA
- a CDS encoding NADH-quinone oxidoreductase subunit B family protein: MNLIERVIAISRRRSPWICRLNAGSCNGCDIEITPLLSPRYDAEQLGVELHGTPKHADIVLISGTLTLRSRQAILDIYAQVPNPKAVVALGSCPASGNVFAGSPLVLSESLDSIVPVDVWVPGCPPRPQAILDGVARAAKLLEEGATKSQLESRRGRLS, from the coding sequence ATGAACCTGATCGAACGGGTCATCGCGATCTCGCGCCGGCGGTCGCCCTGGATCTGCCGTCTGAATGCCGGATCCTGCAACGGCTGCGACATCGAGATCACGCCCCTGCTGAGTCCGCGCTACGACGCCGAACAGCTGGGGGTCGAACTGCACGGCACGCCAAAGCATGCGGACATCGTCCTGATCTCCGGCACGCTGACGCTGCGGTCGCGCCAGGCGATCCTCGACATCTACGCGCAGGTGCCCAATCCGAAGGCGGTGGTGGCGCTGGGGTCCTGCCCGGCATCCGGCAACGTCTTCGCCGGCAGTCCGCTGGTGCTGAGCGAGTCCTTGGACAGCATCGTTCCGGTCGACGTCTGGGTGCCCGGTTGCCCGCCGCGGCCGCAGGCCATCCTGGACGGTGTCGCCCGCGCCGCCAAGCTGCTGGAGGAGGGCGCCACCAAGAGCCAGCTGGAGAGCCGGCGGGGGAGGCTGTCATGA
- a CDS encoding proton-conducting transporter membrane subunit produces the protein MDMVLIPLFLAIALGVALYARAIPQGNGGWWRFAAAAVALAVAARLVGHGWAATLLASAAEFLAVGMVWSGGTAEARAAARKYLTAVALAALCGWTALALLQLGASRPAAPWDRLAVALLLVSVALKLGLVPVYFWLPAVARASSAMTTALIVAVVDVGAFCELLALRDAAPWIFVDFAPLWIGLAVLSLLGAALLALAQRELKPMLAFSSIDDMGYLLLGLVAGGADGMAGAWFGILGHAMGKIVLFGAVGAAEWHLGRAVTLNDRGLSTPLPVASAAFMLGALGFIGIPPTLGFIGHWRLYLAGAELGGPLLLAVLYASSAMALLCYIRAIHRVWLGPVESPVAGRPLPRAAALVLLAFAIAPVLFGLAPNGLRPAAEPHPHVAALPTETAEGVK, from the coding sequence ATGGATATGGTGCTGATACCCCTCTTTCTGGCGATCGCGCTCGGCGTGGCTCTCTATGCCCGCGCGATCCCGCAGGGAAACGGTGGATGGTGGCGATTTGCCGCCGCTGCCGTCGCCCTGGCGGTCGCCGCCCGGCTGGTCGGCCATGGTTGGGCCGCCACCCTGCTGGCGTCGGCCGCCGAATTCCTGGCGGTGGGCATGGTGTGGAGCGGCGGGACGGCGGAAGCCCGCGCCGCCGCCCGCAAATATCTGACCGCGGTCGCTCTCGCCGCCCTGTGCGGCTGGACGGCGCTGGCGTTGCTCCAACTCGGCGCGTCGCGCCCGGCCGCGCCGTGGGACAGGCTGGCGGTGGCGTTGCTGCTGGTCAGCGTGGCGCTGAAGCTCGGCCTGGTGCCGGTCTATTTCTGGCTGCCGGCGGTGGCCCGCGCCTCTTCGGCGATGACGACGGCTTTGATCGTTGCGGTGGTCGATGTCGGCGCCTTCTGCGAACTGCTGGCCCTGCGCGACGCGGCTCCGTGGATCTTCGTGGATTTCGCGCCGCTGTGGATCGGGCTGGCGGTGCTGTCGCTGTTGGGGGCGGCACTGCTGGCGCTGGCCCAGCGCGAACTGAAGCCGATGCTGGCCTTCTCATCGATCGACGACATGGGCTATCTGCTGCTTGGACTGGTGGCCGGCGGGGCCGACGGCATGGCCGGGGCGTGGTTCGGCATCCTCGGTCATGCGATGGGCAAGATCGTGCTGTTCGGTGCGGTCGGTGCGGCGGAGTGGCATCTCGGCCGGGCGGTGACGCTGAACGACCGCGGCCTGTCCACCCCGCTGCCGGTTGCCAGCGCCGCCTTCATGCTGGGGGCGCTGGGCTTCATCGGCATCCCGCCGACGTTGGGCTTCATCGGGCACTGGCGGCTTTATCTGGCGGGGGCGGAGCTGGGCGGGCCGCTGCTGCTGGCCGTGCTCTACGCGTCGTCCGCCATGGCCCTGCTCTGCTATATCCGCGCCATCCACCGGGTGTGGCTGGGGCCGGTGGAGTCTCCCGTCGCCGGTCGGCCGCTGCCGCGTGCAGCCGCCCTGGTGCTGTTGGCCTTTGCCATCGCTCCGGTGCTGTTCGGGCTGGCTCCCAACGGGCTTCGTCCTGCGGCCGAGCCGCATCCCCATGTTGCCGCACTGCCGACTGAAACGGCGGAAGGTGTGAAATGA
- a CDS encoding NADH-quinone oxidoreductase subunit L — protein MTLITLPILLLLGGFVLQLLFARMLTPVGKGVLATAAVFASFLATLPLVPAGMAGIAMEAPLLPVWDGPFSLALHIDGLGILFMLMGTGIGAAILLFSVRYMEHEEQGTTRFYAIMLVFIAGLLLLASAADMLGAYMAWEVIGLCSYSLVGFWYRQRAATDGARKVLVITHLAGYGFLIGLVLVYSRAGTLVWTDPAVGSAFTSGVAALFIVAAMAKSVMFPLHTWIPEAMNAPTPVSALLHSACYVKAGVYLIARMYVIGDGQWQAALEVPLLAVGCVTILVGVIFAMAQTDLKRLLAFHTVSQLGYIVVGLALGTDLGLAAGLFYCLSHALFKGTLFMCAGAIQHATGTRDLRELGGLATAMPGTAKVWIVAAASIAGVPLTNGFVAKWLLFGAALDKGLVVVVLVGWIGSILTAFSFLKATVNAFYGVPSKALLGKHIHEASPSMLTGMGSMAGLCLLFGLAPQLLMVPVVAPAVRSLGFDWAVQMSWLGILTDRGSIAMTVGGAVVLASAMLGLLVYRLAQAPAPGLVSVYSGGEPLPAGDRPGAVDFAEMAEHAFHPVYSLDPDPAYLRIWRSLTRVAGAAQTAAGAVLEDRPLLAIGLVAVAALAGVWLV, from the coding sequence ATGACCCTGATAACGCTTCCCATTCTTCTTTTGCTTGGCGGCTTCGTCCTGCAACTGCTTTTTGCCCGGATGCTGACGCCGGTCGGCAAGGGCGTCCTTGCGACCGCAGCGGTCTTCGCCTCCTTCCTCGCCACGCTGCCGCTGGTGCCGGCCGGTATGGCCGGCATCGCGATGGAGGCGCCGCTGCTGCCGGTGTGGGACGGGCCGTTTTCCCTCGCTCTGCACATCGACGGGCTCGGCATCCTGTTCATGCTGATGGGCACCGGCATCGGCGCCGCCATCCTGCTGTTCTCCGTCCGCTACATGGAGCATGAGGAGCAGGGCACGACACGCTTCTATGCGATCATGCTGGTCTTCATCGCCGGGCTGCTGCTGCTGGCGAGTGCGGCCGACATGCTGGGCGCCTATATGGCGTGGGAGGTGATCGGGCTGTGCTCCTACAGTCTGGTCGGCTTCTGGTACCGGCAAAGGGCGGCGACCGACGGCGCCCGCAAGGTGCTGGTCATCACCCATCTGGCGGGTTACGGCTTCCTGATCGGGCTGGTGTTGGTCTATTCCCGCGCCGGCACGCTGGTCTGGACCGATCCGGCGGTTGGTTCGGCCTTCACCTCCGGCGTCGCAGCTCTGTTCATCGTCGCGGCGATGGCGAAGTCGGTGATGTTCCCCCTGCACACCTGGATCCCTGAGGCGATGAACGCCCCGACCCCGGTGTCGGCGCTGCTGCATTCGGCCTGCTACGTCAAGGCAGGCGTCTATCTGATCGCCCGCATGTATGTGATCGGCGACGGGCAATGGCAGGCCGCGCTGGAGGTGCCGCTGCTGGCGGTCGGCTGCGTCACCATCCTGGTCGGCGTCATCTTCGCCATGGCGCAGACCGACCTGAAGCGGCTGCTGGCCTTCCACACCGTCAGCCAGCTCGGCTACATCGTCGTCGGGCTTGCGCTCGGCACCGATCTCGGGCTGGCGGCCGGACTGTTCTATTGCCTCAGCCATGCGCTGTTCAAGGGCACGCTGTTCATGTGCGCCGGCGCCATCCAGCATGCCACCGGCACCCGCGACCTGCGGGAGTTGGGCGGGCTTGCCACCGCGATGCCGGGGACGGCGAAGGTGTGGATCGTCGCCGCCGCCTCCATCGCCGGCGTGCCGCTGACCAACGGTTTCGTCGCCAAATGGCTGCTGTTCGGCGCAGCACTCGACAAAGGGCTGGTGGTGGTGGTGCTGGTCGGCTGGATCGGCAGCATCCTGACCGCCTTCTCCTTCCTGAAGGCCACCGTCAACGCCTTCTATGGCGTGCCGTCCAAGGCGCTGCTCGGCAAGCACATCCACGAGGCCTCGCCCAGCATGCTGACCGGCATGGGCTCCATGGCCGGACTGTGCCTGCTGTTCGGGCTGGCGCCGCAATTGCTGATGGTGCCGGTGGTGGCGCCGGCCGTGCGGTCTCTGGGCTTCGACTGGGCGGTGCAGATGAGCTGGCTCGGCATCCTGACCGACCGCGGCAGCATCGCGATGACCGTCGGCGGTGCCGTGGTGTTGGCCTCGGCCATGCTGGGGCTGCTGGTCTACCGGCTGGCCCAGGCGCCGGCTCCCGGACTGGTCTCGGTCTATTCCGGCGGCGAGCCGCTGCCGGCCGGCGACCGGCCCGGCGCGGTCGACTTCGCCGAGATGGCCGAACACGCCTTCCATCCCGTCTATTCGCTCGATCCCGATCCCGCTTACCTGCGGATCTGGCGCAGCCTGACCCGTGTGGCCGGTGCGGCGCAGACCGCGGCAGGTGCCGTTCTCGAGGATCGTCCGCTCCTGGCCATCGGTCTCGTCGCGGTCGCGGCGCTGGCCGGCGTGTGGCTGGTCTGA
- a CDS encoding MoaD/ThiS family protein, with the protein MKVSYFALLREATKKRSEIRERPAATVRDLLNDLVAEYGPNFARWIMKDGELAGFAIVLVNGQDIRGLQGLDTPLTPDSDVFIFPPLAGG; encoded by the coding sequence ATGAAAGTCTCCTATTTCGCGCTTCTGCGCGAAGCCACAAAGAAACGCAGCGAGATCCGGGAGCGGCCGGCGGCCACCGTCCGCGATCTGCTGAACGATCTGGTCGCCGAATACGGTCCCAACTTCGCCCGTTGGATCATGAAGGACGGTGAACTGGCCGGCTTCGCCATCGTCCTGGTCAACGGCCAGGACATACGCGGCCTTCAGGGACTGGACACGCCGCTGACCCCGGATTCCGACGTCTTCATCTTTCCGCCGCTGGCTGGCGGCTGA